In Phreatobacter aquaticus, a single genomic region encodes these proteins:
- a CDS encoding bifunctional acetate--CoA ligase family protein/GNAT family N-acetyltransferase, with translation MRALSLYRLDRYFTPGSVAIVGATDRTRSMGQALLANMQRAGFDGRLYPVNPKHDVLAGLKSYPSLAALPETPDLVVLATPAATIPGLVAEAAERGFPAAVVISALERSTAAKTGAKMNAIARAHGMRIVGPNCFGVIAPHGKVDASFASRGARPGPLAFISQSGAIAATLLEWAERRQIGFSGVVTLGDQLDVDLGDCVDYFAADYRTRAILLYVEAVTDVRKFMASVRAAARSKPVVVLKSGRHAAAATAARSHTGALAGADDVYAAAFRRAGLVRARDLDELIAAAETLSRFNLFHGDRLGIVTNGGGLGVLAVDSLMDLSGKLATLSADTVSLLDKTMPATWSRANPIDIIGDADAARYASAMEAALDDPHIDAVLVMNCPTALLPSREAAEAVVEVVTKRRKRGDRVKPVLSVWLGDQEEATGIFAKAGLPSYPTEAEATRGFMHMVEYRRGQDALMETPETADIVSPDDLAELRAAISAEVKAKRRWLDPILVDRILRAYGIPTVPIAAATTPEEAGAAAEAFLAIGKGVAVKILSPDITHKSDVGGVRLGLTSKAQVEEVTRDMLTRIPKLSPNARIDGVMIQPTILRPGAIELIAGLADDPTFGSVMLFGRGGKAVELIKDRALALPPLDMRIARDMIARTRIAKQMAGYRDVPPVDGAKVAEVLVRLSQLAADLPEIAEIDINPLLADQSGVLALDARIAVGAPRAKGLVAGGHPRFAIRPYPKEWERLVETEQGFHFKVRPVRPEDEDMFRTFLERVHPNDIRQRFFSPIKEFSHAFVAKLCQIDYARSMVLVALAADSEEMLGAVRLHSDPDNDLAEYAAFVRSDLQGKGLGLTLMKLIIDYGRTQGTKRIYGQILNENVKMLALARELGFKVATDPDDSSLQKAVLTL, from the coding sequence GTGCGCGCCTTGAGCCTCTATCGTCTCGATCGCTATTTCACGCCCGGCTCCGTCGCCATTGTCGGCGCGACGGACCGAACGCGGTCCATGGGACAGGCGCTGCTGGCCAACATGCAGCGCGCCGGATTTGACGGCCGGCTCTATCCGGTCAATCCCAAGCACGACGTCCTGGCCGGGCTGAAGTCCTATCCCTCGCTGGCGGCCCTCCCGGAGACGCCGGATCTGGTGGTCCTGGCGACGCCGGCCGCAACCATCCCTGGCCTGGTCGCCGAAGCCGCCGAGCGGGGCTTTCCCGCCGCCGTTGTCATCTCGGCGCTGGAGCGCTCAACCGCCGCCAAGACCGGCGCGAAGATGAATGCCATCGCGCGCGCCCATGGCATGCGCATCGTCGGTCCCAACTGCTTCGGGGTGATCGCGCCGCATGGCAAGGTGGATGCGAGCTTTGCCTCCCGTGGGGCCCGGCCTGGACCGCTCGCCTTCATCTCCCAGTCGGGCGCCATTGCCGCGACCCTGCTGGAATGGGCTGAGCGCCGGCAGATCGGCTTTTCCGGCGTGGTGACGCTTGGCGACCAGCTCGATGTCGATCTCGGCGACTGCGTCGACTATTTCGCCGCGGATTACCGCACGCGTGCGATCCTGCTCTATGTCGAGGCGGTTACCGATGTGCGCAAGTTCATGGCCTCGGTCAGGGCCGCCGCCCGCTCCAAGCCGGTGGTGGTGCTGAAATCCGGCCGCCATGCCGCCGCCGCCACCGCCGCGCGATCCCATACCGGTGCGCTCGCCGGCGCCGATGATGTCTATGCTGCGGCCTTCCGCCGTGCGGGCCTGGTGCGGGCCCGCGATCTCGACGAACTGATCGCCGCGGCCGAGACGCTGTCGCGCTTCAACCTGTTCCATGGCGACCGGCTCGGGATCGTGACCAATGGCGGCGGCCTCGGCGTGCTCGCCGTCGACAGCCTGATGGATCTCTCCGGCAAGCTTGCGACGCTCTCGGCCGACACCGTCTCGCTGCTCGACAAGACCATGCCGGCGACCTGGTCCAGGGCCAATCCGATCGACATCATCGGCGACGCCGATGCGGCTCGCTATGCGTCGGCCATGGAGGCCGCCCTCGACGATCCCCATATCGATGCGGTTCTGGTGATGAACTGTCCGACGGCCCTGCTGCCGAGCCGAGAAGCAGCAGAGGCCGTCGTCGAGGTCGTGACCAAGCGGCGCAAGCGGGGCGACCGGGTCAAGCCGGTCCTGTCGGTCTGGCTGGGCGACCAGGAGGAAGCGACCGGCATCTTCGCCAAGGCCGGCCTGCCGAGCTACCCGACAGAGGCGGAAGCGACCCGCGGCTTCATGCATATGGTGGAATACCGGCGCGGCCAGGATGCGCTGATGGAGACGCCGGAGACGGCGGATATCGTTTCCCCGGACGATCTCGCGGAGCTGCGCGCCGCGATCAGCGCCGAAGTGAAGGCCAAGCGCCGCTGGCTCGACCCGATCCTGGTCGATCGCATCTTGCGCGCCTATGGCATTCCGACCGTGCCGATCGCCGCCGCGACGACGCCGGAAGAGGCCGGTGCGGCCGCCGAGGCGTTCCTCGCCATCGGCAAGGGCGTGGCGGTGAAGATCCTGTCGCCCGACATCACCCACAAGTCCGATGTCGGTGGCGTCCGGCTCGGGCTCACCAGCAAGGCGCAGGTGGAAGAGGTGACGCGGGACATGCTGACCCGCATCCCGAAGCTCAGCCCGAATGCGCGGATCGACGGGGTCATGATCCAGCCGACCATCCTCCGGCCCGGTGCGATCGAGCTGATCGCGGGTCTTGCCGATGATCCGACCTTCGGCTCGGTCATGCTGTTCGGCCGTGGCGGCAAGGCCGTCGAGCTGATCAAGGATCGCGCGCTGGCGCTGCCGCCGCTCGACATGCGGATTGCCCGCGACATGATCGCCCGCACCCGCATCGCCAAGCAGATGGCGGGCTATCGCGACGTGCCGCCGGTTGACGGCGCCAAGGTGGCGGAAGTGCTGGTGCGCCTGTCGCAACTGGCCGCCGACCTGCCGGAGATCGCGGAGATCGACATCAACCCGCTGCTCGCCGATCAATCCGGTGTGCTGGCGCTGGATGCGCGGATCGCCGTCGGTGCGCCGCGCGCCAAGGGTCTGGTTGCCGGTGGCCATCCCCGCTTCGCCATCCGTCCCTATCCGAAGGAATGGGAGCGGCTGGTGGAGACCGAGCAGGGCTTCCATTTCAAGGTGCGCCCGGTCCGGCCGGAGGACGAGGACATGTTCCGCACGTTCCTCGAGCGCGTCCATCCCAACGATATCCGCCAGCGGTTCTTCTCGCCGATCAAGGAGTTCAGCCACGCCTTCGTCGCCAAGCTCTGCCAGATCGACTATGCGCGCTCGATGGTGCTGGTGGCGCTTGCCGCCGACAGCGAGGAAATGCTCGGCGCGGTGAGGCTCCATTCGGACCCCGACAACGACCTGGCCGAATATGCCGCCTTCGTGCGCTCCGACCTGCAGGGCAAGGGGCTGGGCCTCACACTCATGAAGTTGATCATCGATTACGGCCGGACCCAGGGCACCAAGCGCATCTACGGGCAGATCCTCAACGAGAACGTCAAGATGCTGGCGCTGGCCCGCGAGCTAGGCTTCAAGGTGGCGACGGATCCCGACGACAGCTCGCTGCAGAAGGCCGTTCTGACGCTCTGA
- a CDS encoding LbetaH domain-containing protein yields MSNLGLEPSIHPAAIIRDSRFGAYTEVGARTVISETTMGDYSYIVQDGQIDMATIGKFCSIASHVRINPGNHPMERASQSHFLYRASRYFDGEPDEAGFFDWRRSNWVTLGHDIWVGHGAVILAGRTVGTGAVVAAGAIVTKDVEPYTIVGGNPARPIRRRFDEATAERLLQLAWWDWDHERLRRALPDFRTLSIGDFLDKHEAGAA; encoded by the coding sequence ATGAGCAATCTCGGTCTCGAACCGTCCATCCATCCGGCAGCGATCATCCGCGACAGCCGGTTCGGCGCCTATACCGAAGTCGGCGCAAGGACGGTCATTTCCGAGACCACGATGGGCGACTATTCCTACATCGTGCAGGATGGCCAGATCGACATGGCGACCATCGGCAAGTTCTGCTCGATCGCCTCCCATGTCCGGATCAATCCCGGCAACCATCCGATGGAACGGGCAAGCCAGAGCCACTTTCTCTATCGCGCATCCCGTTATTTCGATGGCGAGCCGGACGAGGCGGGCTTCTTCGACTGGCGGCGCTCCAACTGGGTGACGCTTGGCCACGACATCTGGGTCGGCCATGGCGCCGTGATCCTCGCCGGCCGGACGGTCGGAACGGGGGCGGTGGTTGCCGCTGGCGCCATCGTCACCAAGGATGTCGAGCCCTACACGATCGTTGGCGGCAATCCGGCGCGTCCGATCCGCCGCCGGTTCGACGAGGCGACGGCCGAGCGGCTGCTGCAACTGGCCTGGTGGGACTGGGATCACGAGCGGCTGCGCCGTGCGCTGCCGGATTTCCGCACGCTGTCGATCGGCGATTTTCTGGACAAGCATGAGGCCGGTGCGGCGTAA
- the phnC gene encoding phosphonate ABC transporter ATP-binding protein, which produces MLTIDRVTRRFGAKAAVEDVSLEVAPGAFVGVIGRSGAGKSTLLRMINRLQEPSEGRILFEGRNVTTLTGADLRDWRQSCAMIFQQFNLVGRLDVMTNVLMGRLNHVGTARALFKLWSIDDRAIALSALEQFDIATLAAQRAESLSGGQQQRVAIARALVQEPKIILADEPIASLDPRNTRIVMDALQRINKHYGITIICNLHSLDIARTYCDRLVGMAQGRIVFDGAPEALTDDAARDLYGIEAGDVLDGHTPVPAPAAQMPSPAFA; this is translated from the coding sequence ATGCTGACCATTGATCGCGTTACTCGACGGTTCGGCGCCAAGGCGGCGGTCGAGGACGTGTCTCTCGAAGTGGCCCCCGGCGCCTTCGTGGGCGTAATCGGGCGCTCTGGCGCCGGCAAGTCGACGCTTCTGCGCATGATCAACCGGCTGCAGGAACCCTCCGAGGGCCGCATCCTGTTCGAAGGCCGCAACGTGACGACGCTCACCGGCGCGGACCTCCGCGACTGGCGTCAGTCCTGCGCCATGATCTTCCAGCAGTTCAACCTCGTCGGCCGGCTCGACGTGATGACCAATGTGCTGATGGGCCGCCTGAACCATGTCGGCACCGCACGCGCCCTGTTCAAACTCTGGTCGATCGACGACCGGGCCATCGCGCTCTCCGCTCTGGAACAGTTCGACATCGCAACCCTTGCTGCCCAGCGGGCCGAAAGCCTCTCCGGCGGCCAGCAGCAGCGCGTGGCAATTGCCCGCGCCCTGGTGCAGGAGCCCAAGATCATCCTCGCCGACGAGCCGATCGCCTCGCTCGACCCGCGCAACACCCGCATCGTCATGGATGCGCTGCAGCGCATCAACAAGCATTACGGCATCACGATCATCTGCAATCTGCACTCGCTCGACATTGCCCGCACCTATTGCGACCGGCTGGTGGGAATGGCGCAGGGCCGCATCGTGTTCGACGGTGCGCCGGAAGCTCTGACCGACGATGCCGCCCGCGACCTCTACGGCATCGAGGCTGGTGACGTGCTGGACGGCCACACACCCGTGCCGGCGCCGGCCGCGCAGATGCCAAGCCCCGCCTTCGCCTGA
- the phnD gene encoding phosphonate ABC transporter substrate-binding protein, which yields MFDRRQIVTGLAGLPFAASVAGAQGAWQSRYPELVFAVIPAENASGTVERYTPFIEYLGRELGVKVTLRVANDYAAVIEGQRAGNIHIGFYGPSSYVRAHSVTQGGVEPFVVEVLQDGSVGYYSVAYVRANNPATRIEDLRGKNLCLVDPNSTSGNNVPRFAMSKLGIGTPDQFFGRVVYAGSHENAVTAVLQGTCDVAFNWWNSETDSNLARMASKNMVKSEDFKMIFKSDLIAGSPVAYLTSLPADLKAAITKAFVEAPVKAKAAFDRWSDGKNQGFRPTTHADYKAIVDLQAFVDQLRRQRS from the coding sequence ATGTTCGATCGCCGCCAGATTGTCACCGGCCTCGCCGGCCTGCCCTTCGCCGCCTCCGTAGCGGGTGCCCAGGGCGCCTGGCAGAGCCGCTATCCGGAGTTGGTCTTCGCTGTGATCCCGGCCGAGAACGCGTCCGGCACTGTGGAACGCTACACGCCCTTCATCGAATATCTCGGCCGCGAACTCGGCGTGAAGGTCACGCTGCGCGTCGCCAATGACTATGCGGCCGTCATCGAAGGCCAGCGGGCCGGCAACATCCATATCGGCTTCTACGGCCCCTCGTCCTATGTCCGCGCCCACAGTGTGACCCAGGGCGGCGTCGAGCCCTTCGTGGTGGAAGTGCTGCAGGACGGCTCGGTCGGTTATTATTCGGTCGCCTATGTCCGCGCCAACAACCCGGCGACCCGGATCGAGGACCTGCGCGGCAAGAACCTCTGCCTCGTCGATCCCAACTCGACCTCGGGCAACAATGTCCCGCGCTTCGCGATGTCCAAGCTCGGCATTGGAACGCCCGATCAGTTCTTCGGCCGCGTCGTCTATGCCGGCAGCCACGAGAACGCGGTGACCGCCGTGCTTCAGGGCACCTGCGATGTCGCCTTCAACTGGTGGAACTCCGAGACGGATTCCAACCTGGCCCGGATGGCTTCGAAGAACATGGTGAAGTCCGAAGACTTCAAGATGATCTTCAAGTCCGACCTGATCGCCGGTTCGCCGGTTGCCTATCTGACCTCGCTCCCCGCCGACCTGAAGGCTGCCATCACCAAGGCCTTCGTCGAGGCGCCTGTGAAGGCCAAGGCGGCCTTCGACCGCTGGTCCGACGGCAAGAACCAGGGCTTCAGGCCGACGACCCATGCCGACTACAAGGCGATCGTCGACCTCCAGGCCTTCGTCGACCAGCTCCGCCGCCAGCGTTCCTGA
- the phnD gene encoding phosphonate ABC transporter substrate-binding protein: MLRRLFLTLVCLFAAGTMATAQDWRQRYPELVFSVTPSENAGGVTDRFEPFLAYLSRELGVRVTLRIANDYAAVIEALRTGQVQFAHFGPAAYARALVVTNGGVEPLVTLANSAGAVGYFSVLYVRAGDPAQSITDLRGRNICLVDPNSASGNNVPRFTMNKLGIDPEQFFGRVVYAGSHENAVMGLIQGTCDGAFNWWNTERESNLLRMAAKNMVKAEDVRIILKSTLIPGSPVAVMSSLPVELRERIRQAFLDAAAKDPAAFQRISDGQATSYVRANAEDYQVMQELLQFVDQMRRRRS, encoded by the coding sequence ATGCTTCGCCGTCTGTTCCTGACATTGGTCTGCCTGTTCGCGGCCGGCACCATGGCCACAGCCCAGGACTGGCGCCAGCGCTATCCAGAGCTCGTCTTCTCGGTCACGCCTTCGGAAAATGCCGGGGGCGTGACCGACCGTTTCGAACCGTTCCTCGCCTATCTCTCGCGCGAGCTCGGCGTCCGCGTGACCCTGCGCATCGCCAATGATTATGCAGCCGTTATCGAGGCTCTGCGCACCGGCCAGGTCCAGTTCGCGCATTTCGGCCCGGCCGCCTATGCCCGCGCTCTCGTCGTCACCAATGGCGGCGTCGAGCCGCTGGTGACGCTCGCCAATTCAGCCGGCGCCGTCGGCTATTTCTCGGTCCTCTATGTCCGCGCCGGCGATCCCGCCCAGTCCATCACCGACCTGCGTGGCCGCAACATCTGCCTCGTCGATCCCAATTCGGCCTCCGGCAACAACGTGCCGCGCTTCACGATGAACAAGCTCGGCATTGACCCCGAACAGTTCTTCGGCCGCGTGGTCTATGCCGGCAGCCACGAGAATGCGGTGATGGGCCTGATCCAGGGCACATGCGACGGTGCCTTCAACTGGTGGAACACCGAGCGGGAATCCAACCTGTTGCGCATGGCCGCCAAGAACATGGTCAAGGCCGAGGATGTCCGCATCATTCTGAAATCGACCCTGATTCCGGGCTCGCCGGTCGCTGTCATGAGCAGCCTGCCCGTGGAGCTTCGCGAACGGATCCGACAGGCCTTCCTCGATGCCGCCGCCAAGGATCCGGCAGCCTTCCAGCGGATCAGCGACGGTCAGGCCACCAGCTATGTCCGCGCCAATGCCGAAGATTACCAGGTGATGCAGGAACTCCTGCAATTCGTCGACCAGATGCGGCGTCGCAGGAGCTGA
- the phnE gene encoding phosphonate ABC transporter, permease protein PhnE, with amino-acid sequence MNAATTRLPEAQLAPLMAAYEQAMAAKRRQVWIGFAILVAVTLLAGFVAEVRPGTFFTNLYRFTDYLGRIFTLDNGPASGRFVLVDVVEWMWGFDKWMKLLAETLLIAYVGTIMGAVGGFCLAFVAARNLAPTSWMRFAAKRVLEFCRTVPEIVFALIFVVAFGLGPVPGVLAIAIHTFGALGKQFAEVAENIDMKPIDGLTATGATWIERMRFAALPQVTSNFVSYALLRFEINVRGAAVMGFVGAGGIGQDLVEAIRKFYYADVSAILVLIIATVMVIDLATERVRHALIGLEHRQ; translated from the coding sequence ATGAATGCTGCAACCACCCGCCTGCCCGAAGCACAGCTTGCGCCGCTGATGGCGGCCTATGAGCAGGCGATGGCAGCCAAGCGTCGGCAGGTCTGGATCGGCTTCGCCATTCTGGTCGCCGTCACCCTGCTCGCAGGTTTTGTCGCCGAGGTACGGCCCGGCACCTTCTTCACCAACCTCTACCGCTTCACCGACTACCTCGGCCGCATCTTCACCCTCGACAACGGCCCGGCCTCCGGCCGCTTCGTGCTGGTCGACGTGGTCGAATGGATGTGGGGCTTCGACAAGTGGATGAAGCTCCTCGCCGAGACCCTGCTGATCGCCTATGTCGGCACGATCATGGGGGCGGTCGGCGGCTTCTGCCTGGCTTTCGTCGCCGCGCGCAACCTCGCCCCCACCTCATGGATGCGGTTTGCCGCCAAGCGCGTTCTCGAATTCTGCCGCACCGTGCCGGAGATCGTCTTCGCGCTGATCTTCGTGGTCGCCTTTGGCCTTGGACCCGTGCCGGGCGTGCTGGCTATTGCCATCCATACATTCGGTGCGCTCGGCAAGCAGTTCGCGGAAGTTGCCGAGAATATCGACATGAAGCCGATCGACGGCCTGACCGCCACCGGCGCGACCTGGATCGAGCGCATGCGCTTTGCCGCCCTGCCCCAGGTCACCTCCAACTTCGTCAGCTATGCGCTGCTGCGCTTCGAGATCAATGTGCGCGGTGCCGCCGTCATGGGCTTCGTCGGCGCGGGCGGCATTGGCCAGGACCTCGTGGAGGCGATCCGCAAGTTCTACTATGCCGACGTCTCCGCCATTCTCGTCCTGATCATCGCAACCGTCATGGTCATCGACCTTGCCACCGAGCGTGTGCGCCACGCCCTGATCGGACTGGAGCACCGTCAATGA
- the phnE gene encoding phosphonate ABC transporter, permease protein PhnE, protein MTTATDPNHPVVADALAGRAEMIMRYPAIFAPSSAGRLKAVAVTLALLGLFIFGMIELGFSLTRMITGLGQLGVTIAHMMPPSTGTWTKFFIYLHALAETVAIAFLGVMVAAILALPFGFLAAKNVIPNWIVHVLARRFLDTVRGVDELIWALIWVGVVGLGPFAGVLALVTANFGAFGKLFSEAIETADRRAGEGILSTGGNNLHVARFALLPQILPVIGSQVLYYFESNTRSATIIGIVGAGGIGLHLAEQIRVLEFQHVSALILMILVTVAAIDQVSSRLRFALIGEAGQAR, encoded by the coding sequence ATGACCACCGCGACCGATCCCAACCATCCCGTGGTCGCCGATGCCCTGGCTGGCCGCGCTGAGATGATCATGCGCTATCCCGCGATCTTCGCGCCCTCCTCCGCGGGCCGCCTGAAGGCCGTGGCCGTCACCCTGGCATTGCTTGGCCTGTTCATCTTCGGCATGATCGAACTCGGCTTTTCGCTGACCAGGATGATCACCGGCCTTGGCCAGCTCGGCGTCACCATCGCGCACATGATGCCGCCCTCCACCGGGACTTGGACGAAGTTCTTCATCTACCTTCATGCCCTGGCCGAGACCGTCGCCATCGCATTTCTCGGCGTGATGGTGGCGGCAATCCTGGCGCTGCCCTTCGGCTTCCTCGCCGCCAAGAACGTCATCCCCAACTGGATCGTCCATGTGCTGGCGCGCCGCTTCCTCGACACGGTCAGGGGCGTGGATGAACTGATCTGGGCGCTGATCTGGGTCGGCGTGGTGGGGCTTGGACCCTTTGCCGGCGTGCTGGCGCTGGTGACCGCCAATTTCGGCGCCTTTGGTAAGCTCTTTTCCGAGGCCATCGAGACGGCCGACCGCAGGGCCGGCGAAGGCATCCTGTCGACAGGGGGAAACAACCTCCACGTTGCGCGCTTCGCGCTCCTGCCGCAGATCCTGCCGGTCATCGGCAGTCAGGTCCTCTACTATTTCGAGAGCAACACCAGGTCTGCCACCATCATCGGCATTGTCGGCGCCGGCGGCATCGGCCTGCATCTCGCCGAGCAGATCCGCGTGCTGGAATTCCAGCACGTCTCGGCCCTGATCCTGATGATCCTCGTCACCGTCGCCGCCATCGACCAGGTGTCGAGCCGCCTGCGGTTTGCGCTGATCGGCGAGGCCGGACAGGCCCGCTGA
- the phnF gene encoding phosphonate metabolism transcriptional regulator PhnF — protein MLARGGGVTVWRQIAETLEAEIAGGGLPAGAKLPTEAQLTERFGVNRHTVRQAVKSLVDKGLVRVTQGSGTYVEAKPLTYPIGVRTRFSEIVVGQARDPAGKLLGFRETGASEEIAEALGLSPEDPVVLVESGHFADGVPISWAVTAFPLPRFARVPEVYAATGSISAALAACGVPDYRRARTHVGAAIADERDAEQLEIAAGRPVLVIESVNVDPDGLPIQWARSHFSADRVRITVGG, from the coding sequence ATGCTGGCACGAGGGGGCGGGGTCACCGTCTGGCGGCAGATCGCGGAGACGCTGGAGGCCGAGATCGCCGGCGGTGGATTGCCGGCGGGCGCGAAACTGCCGACGGAAGCGCAATTGACCGAGCGCTTCGGCGTCAATCGCCACACCGTCAGGCAGGCGGTGAAATCGCTGGTCGACAAGGGACTGGTCCGCGTGACGCAGGGCTCCGGCACCTATGTCGAAGCCAAGCCGCTGACCTATCCGATCGGCGTCCGCACACGGTTCTCCGAGATCGTGGTGGGCCAAGCGCGAGATCCCGCCGGCAAGCTGCTGGGCTTTCGCGAGACCGGCGCCAGTGAGGAGATCGCGGAGGCGCTGGGATTGTCGCCGGAGGATCCGGTCGTGCTGGTCGAAAGCGGCCATTTTGCCGATGGCGTGCCGATCTCATGGGCGGTGACGGCTTTTCCACTTCCGCGCTTCGCTCGTGTGCCCGAGGTCTATGCGGCAACGGGATCGATCTCGGCCGCGCTGGCGGCTTGCGGTGTGCCGGATTATCGCCGTGCCCGCACCCATGTCGGGGCAGCCATCGCCGATGAGCGCGATGCCGAGCAGCTGGAAATCGCTGCGGGCCGGCCGGTTCTGGTGATCGAGAGCGTCAATGTCGATCCCGATGGCCTGCCGATCCAGTGGGCGCGCTCGCATTTCTCCGCGGATCGCGTGCGGATCACGGTCGGGGGATAG
- the phnG gene encoding phosphonate C-P lyase system protein PhnG, with protein sequence MTSTPESPSLQSARKAAMAIMARATTVELAAMDDIAPMSELRTLRAPEIGLVMVRGRIGGDGAPFNLGETTVSRAAVALTSGEVGFGHVLGRDTEKARLAAIADALWQNAAHRPAVEALLAPIRARIAAETTMSAERTAATRVDFFTLVRGED encoded by the coding sequence ATGACCAGCACGCCAGAATCACCCAGTCTTCAAAGCGCTCGCAAGGCCGCCATGGCGATCATGGCCCGCGCCACGACCGTCGAACTGGCTGCCATGGACGACATTGCGCCCATGTCCGAGCTTCGCACGTTGCGCGCCCCGGAAATAGGTCTCGTCATGGTGCGCGGACGCATCGGCGGCGACGGCGCCCCCTTCAATCTGGGCGAAACAACCGTCAGCCGCGCGGCCGTCGCGCTCACCTCCGGCGAAGTCGGCTTCGGCCATGTGCTGGGGCGCGACACCGAGAAGGCCCGGCTCGCGGCCATCGCCGATGCGCTCTGGCAGAACGCGGCGCATCGCCCGGCCGTGGAGGCGCTGCTCGCACCGATCCGCGCGCGGATCGCCGCCGAGACGACCATGTCCGCCGAGCGCACCGCCGCCACCCGCGTCGACTTCTTTACCCTGGTCCGCGGAGAAGACTGA
- the phnH gene encoding phosphonate C-P lyase system protein PhnH, producing the protein MAIATAFADPVHESQAAFRAVMNALARPGTIQPVAGLAEAPTPLSPVAAAVALALADYETPVFLDAPLAASAEIAAYLTFHTGARTTPEPSLAAFALIADPARLTSLEGFALGTDIYPDRSTTLILQVEGFGSGKALILQGPGIKGESSLSVSGLPAGIVAMLADNRALFPRGVDLVLAGPDGVAALPRTTRVREA; encoded by the coding sequence ATGGCCATCGCAACCGCCTTCGCCGATCCCGTTCACGAATCGCAGGCCGCCTTTCGCGCGGTGATGAATGCGCTGGCACGCCCAGGCACGATCCAGCCGGTTGCCGGCCTCGCCGAGGCACCCACGCCCCTGTCTCCCGTGGCAGCCGCCGTGGCCCTCGCGCTCGCGGATTACGAAACGCCGGTCTTTCTCGACGCGCCCCTCGCCGCCTCTGCCGAGATCGCGGCCTATCTGACCTTCCACACGGGTGCCCGCACGACGCCCGAGCCCAGTCTCGCGGCCTTCGCGTTGATCGCCGATCCGGCGCGTCTGACCTCGCTGGAGGGCTTCGCGCTCGGCACCGACATCTACCCGGACCGGTCGACGACCTTGATCCTGCAGGTCGAAGGCTTCGGCTCGGGCAAGGCCCTCATCCTCCAGGGCCCCGGCATCAAGGGCGAGAGCAGCCTCTCGGTCAGCGGCCTGCCCGCGGGCATTGTCGCCATGCTGGCTGACAACCGCGCGCTGTTTCCGCGCGGGGTGGATCTGGTGCTGGCCGGCCCCGACGGGGTCGCGGCCCTGCCCCGCACCACCCGCGTCAGGGAGGCTTGA